The proteins below are encoded in one region of Papaver somniferum cultivar HN1 unplaced genomic scaffold, ASM357369v1 unplaced-scaffold_44, whole genome shotgun sequence:
- the LOC113342575 gene encoding ribonuclease MC-like, with amino-acid sequence MTISVLYYVLVLSSSLLLEPSIEATNVSVLTQSFDYALALQWNPAVCNGNPGCSKKIFPRTLTVHGLWLQGQATRYCTTGPAYDPVFIIPIKNALTNIWINAESGTDEQFWRNEWWKHGRCSRFTQREYFQKVIDLVNYRDFRQQIVNSFSGGNVNRDLLLQTIRVLLGKNVQMICIRNQELLEIRFRYKYQAGTGFHGWTLEDSTWPQQCKPGFIHLRQR; translated from the coding sequence ATGACCATCTCTGTACTCTACTATGTTTTAGTTTTATCATCATCTCTTCTACTGGAACCATCAATTGAAGCAACAAATGTATCAGTACTTACTCAGTCATTTGATTACGCTCTTGCACTTCAATGGAATCCAGCAGTATGTAACGGGAACCCCGGGTGCTCAAAAAAGATCTTTCCAAGAACATTAACTGTCCACGGCCTCTGGCTACAGGGACAAGCGACTCGGTACTGTACAACTGGTCCTGCATATGATCCAGTATTTATAATACCTATTAAAAATGCCTTGACTAACATCTGGATCAACGCTGAGAGCGGCACAGACGAGCAGTTTTGGAGGAACGAATGGTGGAAACACGGAAGGTGCTCCAGGTTCACACAGAGGGAGTATTTCCAGAAAGTAATTGATCTCGTTAATTACAGAGACTTCAGACAACAAATAGTAAATTCGTTTTCTGGTGGAAACGTAAATAGAGATCTTTTGCTACAGACTATAAGGGTTCTTCTGGGGAAAAACGTGCAGATGATTTGTATTCGAAACCAAGAGCTGCTAGAAATCCGTTTCCGCTACAAGTACCAGGCCGGGACAGGATTCCACGGGTGGACCCTGGAGGACAGTACTTGGCCACAACAATGTAAACCTGGATTCATTCATCTACGACAGCGTTAA
- the LOC113342581 gene encoding high mobility group nucleosome-binding domain-containing protein 5-like produces the protein MARTEMTARLANQIPNLVDIVKAAKDYSRTRKKSKPPEKEMAPIRSSKNKKDKNVLVTPPSKPPRNLKYLNAGLLRGKTPSEVAATIREPREPCADSDESSSSLDVVISTTPSDEEEVAEHEEEDGNDGNGGNHGDEETENEEEGDQGNDGNGSGRGDEEGVEDDGNDGNGNERDDGGSSDKEEDEIQEQQED, from the exons atgGCACGTACGGAGATGACTGCGAGACTAGCCAATCAAATCCCCAATCTCGTCGATATCGTTAAAGCGGCGAAGGACTATTCGAGAACAAGGAAGAAATCAAAACCGCCGGAGAAAGAAATGGCTCCAATTAGAAG TAGCAAGAATAAAAAGGATAAGAATGTGTTGGTAACTCCTCCATCCAAACCTCCCCGCAACTTAAAATACCTAAATGCGGGTCTATTACGAGGAAAAACACCGAGTGAGGTAGCCGCAACTATCCGCGAACCCAGAGAACCATGTGCTGATTCCGATGAATCGTCGTCTTCATTAGATGTTGTTATATCTACAACCCCaagcgatgaagaagaagtcgcggaacatgaggaggaggatggtaaTGATGGTAATGGTGGTAATCATGGTGATGAGGAGACAGAGAATGAGGAAGAGGGGGATCAAGGTAATGATGGAAATGGTAGTGGTAGAGGTGATGAAGAGGGGGTTGAAGATGATGGTAATGATGGAAATGGTAATGAAAGAGATGATGGTGGTAGTAGTGATAAGGAGGAGGATGAAATTCAGGAGCAGCAAGAGGATTAA
- the LOC113342579 gene encoding F-box protein At5g07610-like codes for MLSSSSSSGMNFPVDNNSSSLSATKVANNSDILSQILLCLPVKSLLIFKSVSKKWLFLISDPYFANNHSCRKTSFKIPGLFIEKLRRPSGPPDDPEFEFPFIFLNNDNDDDATTGGGGVPLKTLDFVEVPPRNWEGPIAETSLRIEHSCNGLLCCTRITSQMAKEPRIVIHHIYIYNPTTKRYKALPRSPFRDVVKDYWNGVKSVSLAFDPIKSPDHYQVICIWVDIGKFEEHDLYYIEIYSSKTNSWRLSAESPFSARPLSSSRAPGVLWNCFLRPGVFWNGCLHWISIFSTMEDEASVYFDIEQDLVKPLPLPAVPNDDVWNFKYIGECRNHLYLVGIIGSCPDNYSIFEMEKDYSGWNLIYKLDLERIINAYHLDTVTHYNNTMDYYVWVMFLGEAEEKSSTKLVLLINATQLISYDLKEMSYREIYHFDPKTLTMTPGSGSRGYVHQYIPSLACV; via the coding sequence AtgttatcttcttcatcatcatcaggtatgaattttcctgtGGACAATAATTCTTCATCATTATCAGCGACAAAAGTAGCCAACAATTCTGATATTTTATCACAAATTCTATTATGTCTACCTGTGAAATCTCTATTGATCTTCAAATCTGTATCCAAAAAATGGTTATTTTTAATTTCTGACCCATATTTCGCTAACAATCATTCTTGTCGGAAGACCAGCTTTAAAATCCCTGGGTTGTTCATAGAGAAACTAAGACGTCCTTCAGGTCCTCCTGATGATCCAGAATTTGAATTTCCTTTTATCTTCCTTAacaatgataatgatgatgatgctaCTACCGGTGGCGGAGGAGTCCCCctaaaaaccctagattttgtggAAGTGCCTCCGCGAAATTGGGAAGGTCCTATTGCTGAAACTAGCTTAAGAATAGAACATTCTTGTAATGGTCTATTATGTTGCACTAGGATAACATCTCAGATGGCCAAGGAGCCGCGTATCGTAATCCACCACATTTACATTTACAATCCAACCACAAAACGATACAAAGCTCTTCCTCGATCCCCCTTTAGAGATGTCGTCAAAGATTATTGGAATGGAGTTAAAAGTGTATCTTTAGCTTTTGATCCAATCAAGTCTCCAGATCACTATCAGGTTATCTGCATCTGGGTAGATATAGGGAAGTTTGAAGAACATGATCTTTATTATATCGAAATATACTCCTCTAAAACAAACTCATGGAGGTTATCTGCGGAGAGTCCTTTTTCAGCACGTCCTCTCAGTTCCTCTAGGGCGCCAGGTGTGTTATGGAACTGTTTCCTTAGGCCAGGTGTGTTTTGGAATGGTTGTTTGCATTGGATCTCGATATTCTCGACCATGGAAGATGAAGCGTCAGTGTATTTTGATATTGAACAAGATTTAGTAAAGCCGCTGCCGTTGCCAGCTGTGCCTAATGATGATGTGTGGAATTTTAAATATATTGGAGAGTGTAGAAATCATTTGTATCTTGTAGGGATTATTGGatcatgtcctgataattacagCATCTTCGAAATGGAGAAAGATTACAGTGGGTGGAATCTTATATACAAGCTCGACCTAGAAAGAATTATAAATGCATACCACCTAGACACGGTAACGCATTATAACAATACCATGGATTATTATGTGTGGGTAATGTTTCTTGGGGAAGCCGaagagaaatcatcaacaaaattgGTGCTGTTGATAAACGCTACTCAACTTATATCCTATGATCTGAAAGAGATGAGCTATAGGGAGATCTATCATTTCGATCCAAAAACTCTCACCATGACTCCAGGTTCAGGCTCACGGGGTTATGTTCATCAGTACATACCGTCGCTTGCCTGTGTTTGA